In Hemitrygon akajei chromosome 9, sHemAka1.3, whole genome shotgun sequence, the following are encoded in one genomic region:
- the znf512 gene encoding zinc finger protein 512 isoform X2, with translation MAQKNKISSAVEVSSKKLKSKHKTKTQGTIKETKSEAKVTTKNTSNLEFQTTESPEKDLEPRIQKIKITLGDEKDKQYKSNFVPKDSQEESFSDASSSASEDKANGEDDGQLAIRKPRYWLEMKGMEAYVENCKQKGKESKAMQKKRKMRSTDSEDDDDDDDDDDVSSHKGRKLTVTNTFSKKQKSFKVNAKVQSQKSGNRSRYVRKELPSYPAGSQEEHWYLEILEKGKITCPTCKAVMRKTVEGLKKHMANCKEEPFVCQHCGKQLKSLAGLKYHLMADHNNMPLLKDGDVVDEQTDRERLRKVLRRMGRLKCLREDCSASFTSIMGYLYHLKKCGKEESELLKQLFKCQHCGKLYKSKAGLDYHLKSEHAPSPETTDDEAAEKESEPEVERTSTGRVRRSSAKLAAYHLHEIVADELARESPRRKIQRDLVPDDDKLKYTRPGLPTFSHEVLCKWKNEMKTYKRVQCPNKDCASYYTSVSGLKAHLGSCTRGEYVAGKYKCLICEKEFSSESGVKYHINNVHLEDWFLPTSKAAKEFKPLMKATKKQPATSNKKRSSAKVSKKQSAQIVSVNEVSYLKKVCEPSRESDQYRFTDSEEDEDEQENIGSWRLKRPSAKAELKTDLSRK, from the exons ACTACTGAATCTCCTGAAAAAGACTTGGAACCAAGAATTCAAAAGATAAAGATCACTTTGGGAGATGAGAA GGATAAACAATACAAAAGTAACTTTGTTCCCAAGGATAGCCAAGAGGAATCTTTCAGTGATGCTTCGTCTTCAGCCTCGGAAGATAAAGCTAATGGAGAGGATGATGGACAACTGGCAATTCGCAAACCAAGATACTGGTTAGAGATGAAGGGAATGGAGGCTTATGTAGAAAATTGTAAGCAGAAAGGGAAAG AGAGCAAAGCCATGCAGAagaaaagaaagatgagaagtaCTGATagtgaagatgatgatgatgatgatgatgatgacgatgtATCTTCTCATAAAGGAAGAAAGCTAACAG TAACAAATACATTTTCTAAAAAACAAAAGTCCTTTAAAGTCAATGCCAAAGTGCAGAGTCAAAAATCTGGAAATCGTTCTCGGTATGTGCGAAAAGAACTTCCTTCGTATCCAGCAG GAAGTCAGGAGGAACACTGGTATCTGGAAATTCTGGAAAAGGGAAAGATTACGTGCCCTACGTGTAAGGCTGTTATGAGGAAGACAGTGGAAGGGCTGAAGAAACACATGGCCAACTGCAAAGAG GAACCATTTGTATGCCAACACTGTGGAAAACAGTTGAAATCTTTAGCAGGGCTCAAGTACCATTTAATGGCAGACCATAACAATATG CCACTTTTGAAAGATGGGGATGTGGTTGATGAGCAGACTGATAGAGAAAGACTTCGAAAGGTTTTGAGGAGAATGGGGAGATTGAAGTGTCTCCGTGAG GATTGTTCTGCCAGCTTTACTAGTATAATGGGTTACCTCTATCATTTGAAAAAGTGTGGCAAAGAAGAATCAGAATTATTGAAACAATTATTTAAATGCCAACACTGTGGAAAGCTGTACAAGTCGAAGGCAGGTCTGGATTATCACTTGAAATCAGAACATGCACCG TCTCCAGAAACTACAGATGATGAGGCTGCTGAAAAAGAAAGTGAACCAGAAGTGGAAAGAACATCCACTGGAAGAGTGCGAAGGAGCTCTGCCAAGTTAGCTGCATACCACCTGCATGAAATCGTGGCAGACGAACTTGCTCGGGAGTCACCTCGGAGAAAAATTCAACGTGACTTGGTACCAGATGATGATAAG TTGAAGTACACACGGCCTGGCTTGCCTACATTCAGTCATGAAGTGCTTTGCAAGTGGAAGAATGAAATGAAAACCTATAAGAGAGTGCAGTGCCCAAACAAG GATTGTGCTTCTTATTATACCAGCGTATCAGGATTGAAGGCTCATCTTGGTTCTTGTACAAGG GGGGAGTATGTGGCTGGAAAGTACAAGTGCCTGATATGTGAAAAGGAATTCAGCTCTGAGAGTGGAGTAAAGTATCATATTAACAATGTGCACTTAGAG GACTGGTTTCTTCCTACTTCCAAGGCGGCTAAAGAATTCAAACCCTTGATGAAAGCAACCAAAAAACAACCTGCAACATCAAACAAGAAAAGATCATCTGCAAAAGTTAGCAAGAAACAAAGTGCCCAAATAGTATCAGTGAATGAAGTTTCTTATCTCAAAAAGGTGTGTGAACCTTCAAGAGAATCTGATCAGTACAGGTTCACTGATAGTGAAGAAGATGAGGACGAGCAAGAAAATATAGGGAGCTGGCGCCTTAAAAGGCCGAGTGCAAAAGCTGAATTAAAGACCGATCTTTCCAGGAAATAA
- the znf512 gene encoding zinc finger protein 512 isoform X1: protein MAQKNKISSAVEVSSKKLKSKHKTKTQGTIKETKSEAKVTTKNTSNLEFQTTESPEKDLEPRIQKIKITLGDEKDKQYKSNFVPKDSQEESFSDASSSASEDKANGEDDGQLAIRKPRYWLEMKGMEAYVENCKQKGKVKLGTFITESKAMQKKRKMRSTDSEDDDDDDDDDDVSSHKGRKLTVTNTFSKKQKSFKVNAKVQSQKSGNRSRYVRKELPSYPAGSQEEHWYLEILEKGKITCPTCKAVMRKTVEGLKKHMANCKEEPFVCQHCGKQLKSLAGLKYHLMADHNNMPLLKDGDVVDEQTDRERLRKVLRRMGRLKCLREDCSASFTSIMGYLYHLKKCGKEESELLKQLFKCQHCGKLYKSKAGLDYHLKSEHAPSPETTDDEAAEKESEPEVERTSTGRVRRSSAKLAAYHLHEIVADELARESPRRKIQRDLVPDDDKLKYTRPGLPTFSHEVLCKWKNEMKTYKRVQCPNKDCASYYTSVSGLKAHLGSCTRGEYVAGKYKCLICEKEFSSESGVKYHINNVHLEDWFLPTSKAAKEFKPLMKATKKQPATSNKKRSSAKVSKKQSAQIVSVNEVSYLKKVCEPSRESDQYRFTDSEEDEDEQENIGSWRLKRPSAKAELKTDLSRK from the exons ACTACTGAATCTCCTGAAAAAGACTTGGAACCAAGAATTCAAAAGATAAAGATCACTTTGGGAGATGAGAA GGATAAACAATACAAAAGTAACTTTGTTCCCAAGGATAGCCAAGAGGAATCTTTCAGTGATGCTTCGTCTTCAGCCTCGGAAGATAAAGCTAATGGAGAGGATGATGGACAACTGGCAATTCGCAAACCAAGATACTGGTTAGAGATGAAGGGAATGGAGGCTTATGTAGAAAATTGTAAGCAGAAAGGGAAAG TTAAACTAGGTACTTTTATAACAGAGAGCAAAGCCATGCAGAagaaaagaaagatgagaagtaCTGATagtgaagatgatgatgatgatgatgatgatgacgatgtATCTTCTCATAAAGGAAGAAAGCTAACAG TAACAAATACATTTTCTAAAAAACAAAAGTCCTTTAAAGTCAATGCCAAAGTGCAGAGTCAAAAATCTGGAAATCGTTCTCGGTATGTGCGAAAAGAACTTCCTTCGTATCCAGCAG GAAGTCAGGAGGAACACTGGTATCTGGAAATTCTGGAAAAGGGAAAGATTACGTGCCCTACGTGTAAGGCTGTTATGAGGAAGACAGTGGAAGGGCTGAAGAAACACATGGCCAACTGCAAAGAG GAACCATTTGTATGCCAACACTGTGGAAAACAGTTGAAATCTTTAGCAGGGCTCAAGTACCATTTAATGGCAGACCATAACAATATG CCACTTTTGAAAGATGGGGATGTGGTTGATGAGCAGACTGATAGAGAAAGACTTCGAAAGGTTTTGAGGAGAATGGGGAGATTGAAGTGTCTCCGTGAG GATTGTTCTGCCAGCTTTACTAGTATAATGGGTTACCTCTATCATTTGAAAAAGTGTGGCAAAGAAGAATCAGAATTATTGAAACAATTATTTAAATGCCAACACTGTGGAAAGCTGTACAAGTCGAAGGCAGGTCTGGATTATCACTTGAAATCAGAACATGCACCG TCTCCAGAAACTACAGATGATGAGGCTGCTGAAAAAGAAAGTGAACCAGAAGTGGAAAGAACATCCACTGGAAGAGTGCGAAGGAGCTCTGCCAAGTTAGCTGCATACCACCTGCATGAAATCGTGGCAGACGAACTTGCTCGGGAGTCACCTCGGAGAAAAATTCAACGTGACTTGGTACCAGATGATGATAAG TTGAAGTACACACGGCCTGGCTTGCCTACATTCAGTCATGAAGTGCTTTGCAAGTGGAAGAATGAAATGAAAACCTATAAGAGAGTGCAGTGCCCAAACAAG GATTGTGCTTCTTATTATACCAGCGTATCAGGATTGAAGGCTCATCTTGGTTCTTGTACAAGG GGGGAGTATGTGGCTGGAAAGTACAAGTGCCTGATATGTGAAAAGGAATTCAGCTCTGAGAGTGGAGTAAAGTATCATATTAACAATGTGCACTTAGAG GACTGGTTTCTTCCTACTTCCAAGGCGGCTAAAGAATTCAAACCCTTGATGAAAGCAACCAAAAAACAACCTGCAACATCAAACAAGAAAAGATCATCTGCAAAAGTTAGCAAGAAACAAAGTGCCCAAATAGTATCAGTGAATGAAGTTTCTTATCTCAAAAAGGTGTGTGAACCTTCAAGAGAATCTGATCAGTACAGGTTCACTGATAGTGAAGAAGATGAGGACGAGCAAGAAAATATAGGGAGCTGGCGCCTTAAAAGGCCGAGTGCAAAAGCTGAATTAAAGACCGATCTTTCCAGGAAATAA